One genomic window of Cupriavidus malaysiensis includes the following:
- a CDS encoding YbaB/EbfC family nucleoid-associated protein, producing MMKGQLAGLMKQAQQMQENMKKMQEQLAQIEVEGQSGAGLVKVTMTCKNDVKRVSIDPSLLADGEDKELLEDLVAAAFNDAVRKAEATSQEKMGSMTSGLPLPPGFKLPF from the coding sequence ATGATGAAGGGCCAACTGGCCGGGCTGATGAAGCAAGCCCAGCAGATGCAGGAAAACATGAAGAAGATGCAGGAGCAGCTCGCCCAGATCGAGGTCGAGGGCCAGTCCGGCGCCGGCCTCGTCAAGGTGACCATGACCTGCAAGAACGACGTCAAGCGCGTCTCCATCGATCCCAGCCTGCTCGCCGACGGCGAGGACAAGGAACTGCTGGAGGATCTCGTTGCCGCCGCCTTCAACGACGCGGTGCGCAAGGCCGAGGCCACCTCCCAGGAGAAGATGGGCTCGATGACCTCCGGCCTGCCGCTGCCGCCGGGCTTCAAGCTGCCGTTCTGA